A genome region from Solanum pennellii chromosome 12, SPENNV200 includes the following:
- the LOC107006846 gene encoding putative vesicle-associated membrane protein 726 isoform X2 codes for MGQQTLIYSFVARGTIILVEYSEFTGNFSSIATQCLQKLPPSSNKFSYNCDDHTFNFLSDNGFTYCVVATESAGREIPLAFLDRVKNDFSKKYAGGKAATASAKSLNREFGSKLKEHMKYCCDHPEEISKLSKVKAQVSEVKGVMMENIEKVLDRGEKIELLVDKTDNLRSQAQDFRQQGTKIRRKMWYENMKIKLVVFAIILVLILIIILSVCPGFKCTS; via the exons ATGGGACAACAAACGTTGATTTATAGCTTCGTTGCCAGAGGAACAATAATTCTGGTTGAGTATAGTGAATTCACAGGAAATTTTAGCAGCATTGCAACTCAATGTTTGCAGAAGCTACCTCCATCTAGTAACAAATTTTCGTATAATTGTGATGATCATACGTTCAATTTTCTCTCCGATAATGGATTCA CCTATTGTGTTGTGGCTACTGAATCTGCAGGCAGGGAAATTCCTCTTGCCTTCTTGGATAGAGTGAAGAATGATTTTAGCAAGAAATATGCTGGAGGCAAAGCTGCAACTGCTAGTGCTAAAAGCCTCAATAGGGAATTTGG GTCAAAATTAAAAGAGCATATGAAATATTGTTGTGATCATCCTGAAGAAATCAGTAAGCTTTCTAAGGTCAAGGCTCAAGTTTCTGAAGTTAAGGGAGTTATGATGGAAAACATTGAGAAG GTTCTTGATCGTGGTGAGAAGATTGAGCTTCTAGTCGATAaaacagataatcttcgatcacAG GCTCAGGACTTCAGACAACAGGGTACAAAGATAAGGAGGAAGATGTGGTATGAAAATATGAAGATAAAACTGGTTGTCTTTGCCATCATCTTGGTCCTGATTCTCATTATCATTTTATCTGTCTGCCCTGGCTTCAAATGCACTTCGTGA
- the LOC107006846 gene encoding putative vesicle-associated membrane protein 726 isoform X1, protein MGQQTLIYSFVARGTIILVEYSEFTGNFSSIATQCLQKLPPSSNKFSYNCDDHTFNFLSDNGFSREIPLAFLDRVKNDFSKKYAGGKAATASAKSLNREFGSKLKEHMKYCCDHPEEISKLSKVKAQVSEVKGVMMENIEKVLDRGEKIELLVDKTDNLRSQAQDFRQQGTKIRRKMWYENMKIKLVVFAIILVLILIIILSVCPGFKCTS, encoded by the exons ATGGGACAACAAACGTTGATTTATAGCTTCGTTGCCAGAGGAACAATAATTCTGGTTGAGTATAGTGAATTCACAGGAAATTTTAGCAGCATTGCAACTCAATGTTTGCAGAAGCTACCTCCATCTAGTAACAAATTTTCGTATAATTGTGATGATCATACGTTCAATTTTCTCTCCGATAATGGATTCA GCAGGGAAATTCCTCTTGCCTTCTTGGATAGAGTGAAGAATGATTTTAGCAAGAAATATGCTGGAGGCAAAGCTGCAACTGCTAGTGCTAAAAGCCTCAATAGGGAATTTGG GTCAAAATTAAAAGAGCATATGAAATATTGTTGTGATCATCCTGAAGAAATCAGTAAGCTTTCTAAGGTCAAGGCTCAAGTTTCTGAAGTTAAGGGAGTTATGATGGAAAACATTGAGAAG GTTCTTGATCGTGGTGAGAAGATTGAGCTTCTAGTCGATAaaacagataatcttcgatcacAG GCTCAGGACTTCAGACAACAGGGTACAAAGATAAGGAGGAAGATGTGGTATGAAAATATGAAGATAAAACTGGTTGTCTTTGCCATCATCTTGGTCCTGATTCTCATTATCATTTTATCTGTCTGCCCTGGCTTCAAATGCACTTCGTGA
- the LOC107005458 gene encoding F-box protein PP2-B10-like: MDYFGLMPEDCLSEILSFTSPEDTARLSTSSRGFNFAAESDVVWEKFLASDYQNIISKSKSLMASHSMKQLYFSLCDSPILTDGGKMSFSLDKKTGKKCFMVSARELAISWSDTPHYWSWSSHPDSRFSEVANLRFVCWLDMRGKIETRLLSKRTNYVAYLVFKLKSGYYGLETANTFVRFVDRESDNEAEERASVVSLSTQEGPGENRSKRRDDGWMEIEMGKFFNDAGEDGDVEARLMEVRRLSAKGGLIVQGIEFRPE; the protein is encoded by the exons ATGGATTATTTTGGGTTGATGCCGGAAGATTGCTTATCGGAAATTTTATCGTTTACTTCGCCGGAGGATACTGCTAGGTTATCGACGAGCTCTCGAGGTTTCAATTTCGCTGCTGAATCCGACGTCGTTTGGGAGAAATTTTTGGCGTCGgattatcaaaatataatttctaaatCAAAATCGTTAATGGCTTCTCATTCCATGAAACAGCTTTACTTTAGTCTCTGTGATTCTCCAATTCTCACTGATGGAGGCAAGATG AGTTTTTCATTGGACAAGAAGACCGGGAAGAAATGTTTTATGGTATCAGCGAGGGAACTTGCTATTTCGTGGAGCGATACACCACATTATTGGTCATGGTCATCTCACCCCGACTCCAG ATTTTCGGAAGTGGCTAATCTTCGGTTTGTTTGTTGGCTTGATATGCGAGGGAAGATTGAAACTCGACTACTGTCAAAAAGAACCAACTATGTTGCTTATCTAGTGTTCAAACTGAAAAGTGGATACTATGGCCTTGAAACTGCTAATACATTCGTTAGATTTGTTGATCGTGAGAGTGACAATGAAGCTGAGGAACGAGCTAGTGTTGTTAGTCTTTCAACACAAGAAGGACCTGGTGAGAATCGATCCAAGAGAAGAGACGATGGATGGATGGAAATAGAAATGGGAAAATTTTTCAATGACGCGGGAGAGGATGGAGATGTTGAAGCGAGATTAATGGAAGTTAGGCGTCTCTCTGCAAAAGGTGGCCTTATCGTTCAAGGAATAGAGTTTCGACCAGaataa
- the LOC107005456 gene encoding F-box protein PP2-B10-like, producing MDYFLLLPEGCVCHILSFTSPKDVVIASAISRGFNSVAEFDVIWENFLPDDYEDINSRYVSPRISLSKRQLYFSLCDFPVLMDGGKLSFSLDKKTGKKCFMISARELAISWGVDTPWYWEWISHPDSRFSEVAHLKGVSWLDIRGTIGTQILSKRTKYVVYLVFKLAKDHDGLEIANAFVRFVNRVSDKEAEERASVVSLVGKRVRRRKCNVKRPRKRVDGWMEIELGNFINDTGDDGDVEARLMEITRLHGKGGLIVQGIEFRPE from the exons ATGGACTATTTCCTATTGCTACCTGAAGGTTGTGTTTGTCATATTCTCTCCTTTACTTCCCCGAAGGACGTCGTGATTGCATCCGCGATCTCTCGGGGATTCAACTCTGTTGCTGAATTCGACGTTATTTGGGAAAATTTCTTACCAGATGATTATGAAGATATCAACTCGAGATATGTCTCTCCGCGGATTTCTCTGTCTAAAAGGCAACTTTACTTTAGTCTATGTGACTTCCCTGTTCTAATGGATGGAGGAAAATTG AGTTTTTCACTTGATAAGAAAACAGGCAAGAAATGTTTTATGATATCAGCTAGAGAACTTGCTATTTCATGGGGAGTTGACACACCATGGTATTGGGAATGGATTTCTCATCCCGACTCCAG atTTTCGGAAGTGGCTCATCTCAAGGGTGTAAGTTGGCTAGACATACGAGGCACGATTGGAACACAAATATTGTCGAAAAGAACCAAATATGTTGTTTATTTGGTGTTCAAATTGGCAAAGGATCATGATGGACTAGAAATTGCTAATGCATTTGTTAGGTTTGTGAACCGTGTGAGCGACAAAGAAGCCGAGGAACGAGCTAGTGTTGTGAGTCTAGTCGGAAAAAGGGTTAGGAGACGCAAATGTAATGTGAAACGTCCACGAAAAAGAGTCGATGGATGGATGGAAATAGAATTGGGAAATTTTATCAACGATACAGGAGATGATGGAGATGTTGAAGCGCGATTGATGGAGATTACTCGGCTTCATGGAAAAGGTGGCCTTATTGTTCAAGGAATTGAATTTAGACCAGAATAA